The Rhododendron vialii isolate Sample 1 chromosome 6a, ASM3025357v1 genome includes a window with the following:
- the LOC131328874 gene encoding uncharacterized protein LOC131328874 isoform X1 has protein sequence MTKICSPATGSNLWVHFKMALRAPLDGGPCMLRSSFGDWEVAAMCFRNDSHRLVYKPSRSFVCKYAETLAIDGRQWDSAVEVVPWPNKMIYASFLYLFQINDETCWFVKNIETNINAEFVIRFAY, from the exons CCACAGGCTCAAATCTCTGGGTCCATTTTAAG ATGGCTCTTCGGGCACCATTAGATGGTGGCCCATGCATGCTACGAAGTAGCTTTGGAGATTGGGAAGTTGCAGCTATGTGCTTCCGCAATGATTCACATCGTTTGGTATACAAACCTTCGAGGAGTTTTGTTTGTAAGTATGCTGAAACATTAGCCATTGATGGACGGCAGTGGGATTCAGCAGTGGAAGTAGTTCCATGGCCTAACAAAATGATTTATGCCTCATTTCTATATCTTTTCCAAATCA ATGATGAAACTTGCtggtttgttaaaaatattgaaaccaataTTAATGCTGAGTTTGTGATAAGATTTGCTTATTAA
- the LOC131328874 gene encoding uncharacterized protein LOC131328874 isoform X2, with translation MTKICSPATGSNLWVHFKMALRAPLDGGPCMLRSSFGDWEVAAMCFRNDSHRLVYKPSRSFVYDETCWFVKNIETNINAEFVIRFAY, from the exons CCACAGGCTCAAATCTCTGGGTCCATTTTAAG ATGGCTCTTCGGGCACCATTAGATGGTGGCCCATGCATGCTACGAAGTAGCTTTGGAGATTGGGAAGTTGCAGCTATGTGCTTCCGCAATGATTCACATCGTTTGGTATACAAACCTTCGAGGAGTTTTGTTT ATGATGAAACTTGCtggtttgttaaaaatattgaaaccaataTTAATGCTGAGTTTGTGATAAGATTTGCTTATTAA